A stretch of the Dioscorea cayenensis subsp. rotundata cultivar TDr96_F1 chromosome 4, TDr96_F1_v2_PseudoChromosome.rev07_lg8_w22 25.fasta, whole genome shotgun sequence genome encodes the following:
- the LOC120258477 gene encoding zinc finger protein CONSTANS-LIKE 14-like — translation MSPETCSAPPACDYCGSALAALYCRADAARLCLPCDRHVHSANALSRKHPRSALCSSCYSAPAVSRLGSLFFCSACETDPSPPHVPAALEPLSGLPSAASIAASLDLEFPPEIPQPEPLNRAFSNWGSINAFEELSVPKWEQKQQLLEQVLELAKSENDGQQEQPVQCGFGPMTPGRSNNDGLMQYTELLMLPPAGCVDLKGCDRLVEDEDLLWDNGSAAAQIWDFDLGRTMEQKESSPLEIEFCNNANFMMKNYTDLLKENSFATENFVEDMCDTNHLSANDDISSTNIHHVSSLKLNMQTTSKWQNNAHNSALQGTATSGNSKFTIVSSIGNSHDTGLGGTIKEISFQEHTFIRTESFKETQKIDSERMAQNRGNAMQRYKEKRKNRRYDKHIRYESRKVRADTRKRVKGRFVKATEALDVENGG, via the exons ATGTCACCGGAGACGTGCTCGGCGCCGCCGGCGTGCGACTACTGTGGATCGGCCCTCGCAGCACTCTATTGCCGAGCTGACGCTGCGCGGCTTTGCCTCCCTTGCGATCGCCATGTCCACTCGGCCAACGCCCTTTCCCGCAAACATCCGCGCTCCGCCCTCTGCTCTTCTTGCTACTCTGCCCCCGCTGTCTCCCGCCTTGGCTCCCTCTTCTTCTGCTCCGCTTGCGAAACCGACCCCTCTCCCCCTCACGTCCCCGCCGCTCTCGAGCCGCTCTCCGGCCTTCCCTCGGCGGCTTCCATAGCTGCCTCTCTTGATCTTGAGTTCCCTCCTGAGATCCCCCAGCCGGAGCCATTGAATCGGGCTTTCTCGAATTGGGGGTCGATTAACGCTTTTGAGGAGCTGTCCGTGCCGAAATGGGAGCAAAAGCAGCAGCTTTTGGAGCAGGTGCTGGAGCTCGCTAAGAGTGAGAACGATGGACAGCAGGAACAACCGGTGCAGTGTGGTTTTGGCCCGATGACACCGGGCCGGAGCAATAATGATGGCTTGATGCAGTATACCGAGTTGTTGATGCTGCCGCCGGCCGGGTGCGTGGATCTCAAAGGGTGCGATCGACTTGTTGAGGATGAGGATTTGTTGTGGGACAATGGGAGTGCTGCTGCTCAG ATCTGGGATTTTGATCTAGGAAGGACAATGGAACAAAAAGAATCCTCTCCACTGGAAATTGAATTTTGCAACAATGCTAATTTTATGATGAAGAATTACACAGACCTCCTCAAAGAAAATTCATTTGCCACAGAAAATTTTGTAGAAGATATGTGTGACACAAATCACCTTTCTGCAAATGATGACATCTCCTCTACAAATATCCATCATGTGTCATCTCTAAAG CTGAACATGCAAACAACCAGCAAATGGCAGAACAATGCTCATAACTCAGCTCTCCAAGGGACAGCTACTTCAGGAAACAGCAAGTTTACTATAGTTAGTTCAATAGGTAATTCTCATGATACAGGATTAGGTGGCACTATCAAAGAAATTTCTTTTCAGGAGCACACTTTCATCAGAACTGAATCATTCAAAGAGACACAGAAAATTGATAGCGAGCGGATGGCCCAGAACAGGGGGAATGCCATGCAACGGTacaaggagaaaagaaagaaccGCAG ATATGATAAACACATTCGCTATGAATCGAGGAAGGTCAGAGCCGACACCAGAAAGCGAGTGAAGGGACGTTTCGTTAAAGCTACAGAAGCACTGGATGTGGAAAATGGTGGATGA
- the LOC120258476 gene encoding uncharacterized protein LOC120258476 codes for MKSPEAHDPLRLAGDLMASLAGTIPAVRCLRGRWFAVSATLNRLRAAVSGLSALPTDSLSHPVFSDLLETLPETLALTLTLSLHCASPEPPSGHLQTLSDLSSAAAELSRLASDADLLLRSNPVLDSLSDTAGVSRRDAVRALVTRVQIGGVASRAASLEELVGVMEKGDKEVVIAATEGAVPAVVRLLDSPCRATRDRAVEAIARFSAVESCRAVLAGEGVLLLNHLARALESDASGPARESACVGLQALTLTRDAAMAVGSRGGIGSLLTICNSGTPSSQAAAVGVLRNLAGVMELREIFLEDNAVPILIRLFSSGTVLAKENAAACLCNLTTGEDAHGLKLSILKEDGLGYLKDYLESAADGGKDRSINPALGLLRNLVSFRYIGEIIATMPEFVPLVLGALDSRTSNIRTEAAKVVFELAYWVKVRKEMGHLGCISRLVSMLEAKGHEEKEVAVMALAVLMECSANRRLFRKEDKGIVNVVLLLDPLLKNVNKKYAISVLISVSQSRKCRKQMVVAGACGYLQRLVDAEVEGAKALLDSLEKGKLWGVFTK; via the coding sequence ATGAAATCACCCGAGGCCCACGACCCCCTCCGCCTCGCCGGAGACCTCATGGCCTCCCTCGCCGGCACGATTCCCGCCGTTCGTTGTCTTCGTGGTCGATGGTTTGCGGTCTCCGCCACCCTCAACCGCCTCCGCGCCGCGGTCTCCGGCCTCTCCGCTCTACCGACTGATTCCCTCTCCCACCCAGTCTTCTCTGACCTACTTGAAACCCTCCCCGAAACCCTAGCTTTGACACTCACTCTTTCGCTCCATTGTGCCTCCCCTGAACCTCCCTCCGgtcatctccaaaccctaagtGATCTCTCTTCTGCCGCGGCTGAGCTTTCTCGCCTAGCCTCCGATGCTGATCTCCTCCTCCGCTCCAATCCCGTTCTTGATTCTTTATCAGACACTGCAGGAGTCTCGCGGCGCGATGCCGTGCGGGCGCTGGTGACGAGGGTTCAGATCGGGGGCGTGGCGTCGCGGGCGGCTTCACTGGAGGAGCTGGTTGGGGTGATGGAGAAGGGTGATAAGGAGGTGGTGATCGCTGCGACAGAGGGGGCCGTGCCGGCGGTGGTGCGACTCCTCGACTCCCCGTGCCGGGCGACTAGAGATCGGGCTGTGGAGGCGATAGCGAGGTTCTCAGCAGTGGAAAGCTGCCGGGCCGTCCTGGCGGGGGAGGGAGTGCTACTGCTCAATCACCTCGCCCGTGCGCTGGAGTCCGATGCCTCAGGGCCAGCGCGAGAGAGCGCTTGTGTTGGTCTCCAGGCGTTGACTCTGACAAGGGACGCGGCAATGGCGGTCGGATCGCGAGGTGGCATTGGATCCCTCCTCACAATCTGTAACTCTGGGACACCGTCCTCTCAGGCGGCTGCTGTTGGAGTACTGAGAAACCTTGCCGGAGTGATGGAACTCCGGGAGATCTTTCTTGAAGACAATGCCGTTCCGATACTAATTCGGCTTTTCTCATCAGGAACAGTTCTGGCAAAAGAGAATGCTGCTGCCTGCCTCTGTAATTTAACCACTGGTGAAGATGCACACGGTTTGAAGCTGTCAATTCTAAAAGAAGATGGATTGGGATACTTGAAGGATTATTTGGAAAGTGCTGCTGATGGAGGTAAAGATAGGAGTATCAATCCAGCTCTTGGGTTGCTCCGGAACCTGGTGTCATTCAGGTACATTGGAGAAATCATTGCCACAATGCCTGAGTTTGTACCACTTGTACTTGGGGCATTGGACAGTCGAACATCAAACATAAGAACAGAGGCGGCCAAGGTGGTGTTTGAGTTGGCGTATTGGGTGAAGGTGAGGAAGGAGATGGGGCACTTGGGCTGTATTTCTCGGCTTGTTTCAATGTTGGAGGCAAAGGGACAcgaagagaaagaggtggccgTGATGGCATTGGCGGTTTTGATGGAATGTTCTGCGAATCGGAGGCTGTTCAGGAAGGAGGACAAGGGGATCGTGAATGTGGTGCTGCTTCTCGATCCTTTGCTTAAGAACGTTAATAAGAAGTATGCTATTTCAGTGCTGATTTCGGTTTCACAGTCAAGAAAGTGTAGGAAACAAATGGTGGTGGCTGGTGCTTGTGGATATTTGCAGAGACTCGTGGATGCAGAGGTGGAGGGAGCAAAGGCACTTCTCGATAGCTTGGAGAAGGGTAAGCTCTGGGGGGTGTTTACTAAATAA